AGGATGGTTTAATCCACGGTGACCATGGTGCATTTTATAGGTATTAATACCGCTTGAAAGAGCAAGCAGCTGATGTCCAAGGCAAATACCGAACAATGGCTTTCCTGTTTTCACCATTTCGTCAACCGTCTTAATTGCGTACGGCATCGCTGATGGATCACCAGGTCCGTTTGAGATAAAAAATCCATCCGGCTTCCAGCTCATTACTTCTTCAAAAGATGTTTGTGCAGGGAAAACCTTGCAGTAACATCCGCGTTTTGTAAGATTATTCAGGATGCTTTTCTTGATACCATAATCCATTACAGCGATTCTCCACTTGCTTCCTTCTTCTGTACCCATGAAATAAGGTACATCCGTAGTAACCTGAGAAGATAATTCCAATCCATCCATGGAAGGAATTTTATGCAATTCATCCATCAATTCTTTTTCATCCAGAATCTGTGATGAAATAATGGCGTTCATTACTCCTCTTTCACGAACATGGCGAACGATGTGTCTTGTGTCAACATTACTAACCCCAACAATTTTCGCCCTTTCAAAATACTCCTGAAGAGAATAATCAGCCGTGTCCCGTGAATAAATCGTTGAGAAAGTATTACAAACCATCCCTTTGATTTTCACTGAACTTGATTCTTCCTCATCTTCCAGCTGAACACCATAGTTCCCGATATGAGAATTGGTGTTAACTATGATTTGTCCAAAATAGGAAGGGTCTGTATAAATTTCCTGATACCCCGTCATTCCCGTGTTAAAGCAGATCTCGCCACCGGTTGTGCCGTCTATCCCTAAAGCTAACCCTCTATATGCTGTTCCGTCTTCCAGCAGTAATAAAGCCTCTTTCTTTTGATTCATATATGGTTAAATCGATTTGCTAATTGTAACACTCCTACGGTTAAAGCAGTTCAATTTTTTGAACCGTACGAGATGAGCACCATCTTGCTATTGAATTTGGCGCTGCAAAAGTATATATTTTTAGTCAAAAAAAAGGGTTAAACGAAAACGTTTAACCCTTTTAATTAATATTTATCAGATGCTTTGCACTATATTATTCGCTTTTTGCATCTTCTTGAGATTCATCAGACTCAGCTTTTGGAGCTTCTGGTGCTTCGTCTTCAGCTACGATCGGGAAATCAGCTTTCGGTGCAGCTGGTGCTGCTTCTGCTGCTGGTGTTTCTGATCCGCCTTCTTTCTTACCACCACGACGGCTACGACGAGTCTTCACAGGTTTGTCTGCGTTAGCAAGTAGTAATGCATCGTTGAAGTCTACAAGTTCCATAAGAGCTACCTCAGCAGCATCACCCAAACGGTTTCCCAATTTGATGATACGTGTGTAACCACCTGGACGATCTGCAATTTTATCAGAAACAGTTCCAAAAAGTTCTTTAACTGATTCTTTGTCGTTCAAATAACCAAAAGCGATACGACGATTGTGTGTAGTATCTTCTTTTGCACGAGTCAACAAAGGCTCAACAAACTTTTTAAGTTCTTTCGCTTTTGCAAGCGTTGTTTCAATTCTTTTGTGTAAAATCAAAGAAGAAGCCATATTCGAAAGCATAGCTTTACGGTGAGAATGTGTTCTTCCTAAGTGATTTACTTTGTTTCCGTGTCTCATTTTTGTTTTGTTTAGTTGCTTCGAGCTGCGCAGACTCTACGCGCTACAGAATACATACTTATTATGGAATACTTAAATTATTCTTCGTCCAAACGATATTTGGCGACATCCATTCCAAATACGAGTTGTTTATCAGCAACAAGTTGCTCCAACTCAGTCAGAGATTTTTTACCGAAGTTACGGAACTTCATCATGTCCGAAATTTCAAGTCTTACTAAATCGCCTAGAGATTTCACGTCAGCAGATTTCAAACAGTTGTAAGCACGAACTGAAAGATCCAACTCTGAAAGTGAAGTTTTAAGCAATTTCCTCATACGCAACATTTCTTCATCAACCTGATTATCTTCTTCAGCTTTCTGTTTCTCAAACGTCATAGTCTGATCAGAGAATAGCATGAAGTGTTGAATCAAAATATTCGCAGCTCCTTTAAGAGCATCTTCAGGGTGGATTGACCCGTCAGTTTGAATATCAATTAAAAGACGTTCGTAATCGGTACGTTGTTCAACACGCGTATTTTCAACGCTGTATTTTACATTTTTGATCGGCGTATAGATCGAGTCCATTGCGATGTATCCGAAAGGCAATTCATTTGCTCTTGGCTCATCAGCAGGAACGTATCCTCTTCCTTTATCCAACAAAAGTTCCATTTCGAACTCCTTGTTGTCGTCAATGTGACAAATTACTTGATCAGGATTTAAAACTTCGAAAGCGCTTGTAAACTTGCTGATGTCACCGGCAGTGATTACCGAAACATTTTTAAGGTTAACAACAATTCTGCTCTCATTTAAATCCGATACTTTTTTAAATCGAACCATTTTAAGGTTCAGGATGATTTCTGTTACATCCTCAACAATACCTTCAATGGACGAAAATTCATGAAGAACACCAGGGAACTTCACGCTCGTGATGGCATAGCCTTCCAAAGATGAAAGAAGAATCCTGCGTAATGCATTACCGATTGTTACGCCATACCCTTTCTCTAAAGGCTTAAATTCAAACAACCCGTGAAAGTCGTCTGCTTTTTCCATGACGACCTTATCAGGCATTTGGAAAGCTAATATTGACATAGTCCTTGCTCCTTTTATAGTAGTAAATGATAGTTGATCACGCTACCGTTACCTTTGCGATCGCAAATATTGCCGTTTTTCGGCTACAAGCACGCTCCAAAAATGAAGCGTGCTCATAAAATTTTGAAGATTATTTATTATTTCGAGTACAACTCAACGATAAGTTGCTCGTTGATATTTTCAGGAATCTGTTCGCGGTCAGGGAAAGTTATAAACTTACCTGAAAGCTCCTGTCCATTCCATTCCAACCAGTTAAAACCTTTAGAACTGTGGCCAGCCAAGCTATCCGAAACAGCTTCGAGAGATTTAGATTTTTCACGCACTGTAACAGTTTGTCCAGGACGTAAAGAATACGAAGGTATATTAACTAGTTCTCCATCAACAAGAATGTGCTTGTGAGAGACTAACTGACGAGCTGCACGTCTTGTAGGAGCGATACCTAAACGATAAACTGTGTTATCAAGACGAGCTTCGCAGAAACGAAGTAAGTTTTCACCAGTAAGACCTTCTTTTACAGACGCTTTTTCGAATAGATTACGAAACTGTCTTTCAAGAATACCGTAGATAAACTTAACTTTTTGCTTTTCCATTAATTGTAAAGCGTATTCCGATTTTTTGGAACGACGACCCTTTCCGTGTACTCCGGGAGGGTAATTTTTCTTTGCAAGTGCTTTGCTAGGGCCTAAAATTGGTTCTCCGTAGCGTCTTGCAATCTTTGATTTGGGACCTGTGTAACGAGCCATTTGATACTAATTGTTTGTAATGTTAATGATAACCATTCTGTAACCCCAGTGTCCAAATTACGAATGAAGGAATCATTGGATAAAAAATAAACTAAACTCTTCTTCTTTTCGGAGGACGACATCCGTTGTGAGGAAGTGGAGTAATATCACGGATTGTGGTTACTTCAATTCCTGCATTTTGAATCGTACGAATTGCCGACTCACGACCTGAACCAGGTCCTTTAACAAAAATTTCAGCTTTACGCATTCCAAGGTCAAACGCTACCTGAGCACAGTTTTGTGCCGCAGTCTGAGCTGCGTAAGGTGTGTTTTTCTTAGAACCACGGAATCCCATTTTACCAGCCGAAGCCCATGAGATCACCTGTCCATTGCTGTTAGTGATAGAGATGATGATGTTGTTGAAAGAAGCTCTGATGTGTACCTGACCCACCGACTCTACTACAACAACTCTCTTCTTTGCCTTGTCTTTTCTTTTATTTTGTGCCATTGCTTATGGAATAAGATGTAGCTGTGATGCCACACTCATTGTTTATTTAGTAGCCTTTTTCTTGTTCGCGATTGTCTTGCGTTTACCCTTACGAGTACGAGAGTTATTCTTGGTTCTCTGTCCGCGCAATGGCAATCCCTTACGATGACGAAGGCCACGGTAACAAGCAATATCCATTAAGCGTTTGATACTCAATTGAACCTCCGACTTTAGTGCTCCCTCAACTTTATATTCGCCTGAAATAACAGAACGAATAGCCCCTGACTCTTCATCTGTCCAGTCAAGTACCTTTTTATCCAGATCCACACCTGCTTTGTCCAGAATTTTCTTCGCAGTACTGCGACCAATTCCAAAAATGTAAGTTAAGGCAATTTCGCCTCTTTTACGGTCGGGGATATCAACTCCTGAAATACGTGCCATAATTTATTAACCTTGTCTTTGTTTATACCGTGGGTTCTTCTTATTTATTACGTAGACCTTACCCTTCCGGCGTATGACTTTGCAGTCTACACTGCGCTTTTTAACTGATGCTTTAACTTTCATCTTACTTACAATAGTTATTTCCTAAACTAATCTATTCAAACTCTTAGCTTATTTGTATCGGTATACAATTCTCGCTTTCGATAAGTCGTATGGAGACATTTCAAGCTTTACACGGTCACCAGGTAAAATTTTAATATAGTGCATCCTCATTTTACCTGAAATGTGTGCTATTACCTCGTGCTTATTTTCCAATACTACACGAAACATTGCATTCGAGAGCGCTTCTAAAATTACTCCGTCTTGTTCAATTGATGCTTGTTTTGCCATTCGTAGCTTTTATTACTTTACTTCAACCATTAGGCTGGTATTCGCCGTGACTTGTTCTATATAATCAAAAGTGGTAAGAATTTCAGCTTTTCCCTTACGCACCACAACAGTATGTTCAAAATGAGCTGAGTATTTGCGATCCGTTGTTCTGATTGTCCAGCCATCTCTTTCCTGCATAACTGACTTAGTTCCTAAGTTAATCATCGGTTCAATTGCAAGGACCATTCCTTCTTTCAAACGTAATCCTTTTCCTCTTTTTCCGTAATTTGGAACTTCCGGACCTTCATGTAGTTCTCTTCCTACACCATGGCCAACAAGTTCGCGAACAACGGTGTATCCTCTTTCTTCGCAATAATGCTGTACCGCAAATCCGATATCGCCTATTCTTAATCCGTCAACTGCTTGCTCAATTCCCTTGTAAAGAGATTTTTTGGTTGCAGTTAAAAGATCCATTACCTCTTTTGATACTTCACCCACAGGATATGTATAAGCACTGTCGCTGTGGAATCCATTTAACTTAACACCGCAATCAATTGAAACAATGTCTCCGTCTTTTAGTTCATAATTCCCGGGAATTCCGTGAACCACTACTTCATTAACAGACATACAAAGTGAAGCAGGGAAATTGTTGAAGCCTTTAAATGAAGGGATTCCTCCGTAGCTTCTGATATAATCCTCAGCGATTGTGTCCAGTTTTTTAGTCGTGATACCTGGTTTGATCCATTGTGCCACTTCGGCATGAGCCTTTCCTAAAACCTGAGCACTTTCTTTAATGAGGTTTATCTCCTCCTCTGTTTTCAAATAGATCATTCCAAATCAGATAGCGACACTTTCAGTCCTACCTTTTACACGTCCGGATTTCATAAGACCTTCATATCTCCGCATTAGAAGATAACTTTCAACTTGCTGCAAGGTATCCAAAACAACACCTACCATAATAAGTAAAGATGTTCCTCCGAAGAAATGCGCAAAGTCTGTGGATACACCCGCCAGGCTAGCAAAAGCTGGTAAAGTAGCTACAATAGCTAACATAAGTGAGCCAGGGAAAGTAATACGATCCAGTACAGAACTGATGTATTCAGAAGTTTGCTGTCCTGGTTTAACGCCAGGGATAAAACCGCCTCCTCTTTTCATATCATCTGCAATTTGCTGCGGATTAACCGAGATTGCAGTGTAGAAAAAAGTAAATACGATGATAAGAAACGCAAACAACAAATTGTATTGCCAGGTTGTATAGTTTGCGAAAATTGTGGCAACGTTACTGGCGAAGTCACTTTTCTCAGCAAAATATGATGCTCCAAGTGAAGGAATGAACATTAACGCCTGAGCGAAAATAATTGGCATTACACCAGCTGCATTCAATTTCAATGGAAGGTATTGACGTTGGCCACCCATAACCCGGTTACCAACTACCTGTTTTGCATATTGTATAGGTATACGGCGTACTGCTTGCGTTAACATAACAGCTCCCATAATAACGAAATACAAGGCTACAATTTCTAATACAAAAAGCAAGATTTGTCCACTTCCTCTTGAAGAAAATTCTTTAAGGATTGCACCCGGAAAACGGGAAACAATACCAATCATAATCAACATAGAGATACCATTTCCTACACCTTTATCTGTAATACGCTCTCCCAACCACATACAGAACATTGTTCCGGCTGCAAGAACAAAAACAGAAGATACAGAAAACAAGCTGCGCGAAACCAATAAAGCTTCGTCAGGAACAGTAGTATTTAAGTATGCTGTTCCTTGAACTAATGTCACAACAATCGTAAGGACTCTTGTAATCTGATTTAACTTCTTGCGCCCAGACTCTCCTTCTTTCTGCATCTTCTGGAAATATGGCAATGCCATAGTCAACAGCTGAATTGCAATGGAAGCAGAGATGTAAGGCATAATACCCAAAGCAAAGATGGACGCTTTACTAAAAGCTCCACCTAAGAAGGTATCAAGAAGACCTAATAAACCCTGTGATGAAAAATTCATCTGATCCGGTTCTACACCAGGCAAAGCTACATAAGACCCTAAACGGAATATTGTTATAAACAAAAGAGTGTTGAGAATTCTGGTTCTCAACTCCTCAATCGAAAATATATGTTTTATCGTCTCAAAAAATCGTTTCATGTTATGGGGCTTACATTATCTGTTCGATAATCAAACATACACGGTTTAGAACTGAACCAACAAGGTTACAATGTAACTGCTTTACCACCTGCTTTTTCAATCGCTTCGATAGCCGATGCAGAAAAACCGTTTGCCTGAATTTCAACAGCAGATGTAATTTCCCCGCGGTTAAGGATTTTAACAAGGTCTTTTTTCGCGCAAAGTCCGTTTTCACGAATCAATTCAAGCGTAATAACAGTAGCGTTTGTTTTTTCAACAAGAGCTTGTATTGCATCAAGATTCAATGCTTTATACTCAACTCTGTTGATGTTGTTAAACCCGAATTTAGGCAAACGACGTTGAAGAGGCATCTGACCACCTTCAAAACCTACCTTACGGCTATAACCTGAACGAGACTGAGCTCCTTTATGTCCACGTGCAGAAGTTCCGCCTAATCCGGATCCCTGACCACGTCCGACACGTTTTCCGATCTTAACGGATCCAGCTGCCGGTTTTAATGAACTAAGATTCATACTTTTCGTATTTATTAAATTTCTTCTACTGTAACCAAGTGACTCACCTTACGGATCATACCCGCGATGGCGTCGGTATTTTCCTGCTCAACCGAACGGTTGATCTTACCCAAGCCTAACGCTTTGATAGTCAACTTTTGTCTCTCAGGACGGTCGATAACACTTTTAACTTGTGTAATACGTACTTTTGACATAATTACTCTCAGATAAAGGATAATCCCCTGTAAGGATTATCCGTTGAATACTTTGTCCAATTTAACTCCACGTTGGAAAGCAACCTGATGAGGAGCTCTCATTTTCAAAAGAGCGTCAATTGTAGCTTTAATAACGTTGTGCGGATTCGAAGAACCTTTTGACTTAGCAAGTACGTCTTTGATACCGGCACTTTCAAGAACGGCGCGCATAGGACCACCTGCAAGTACTCCTGTACCAGGAGCTGCTGGTTTGATCAAAACAAATCCACCGCTGAATTTACCTTCCATCGCATGAGGAACAGTGTTTTTCAACATAGGAATTTGAATCAAATTCTTTTTAGCATCGTCAATTCCTTTGGCAATAGCATCTGTTACTTCATTTGCTTTACCTAGTCCATGACCTACCACACCTTTTCCGTCACCCACAACCACGATGGCAGAGAAACTAAAACGACGACCGCCTTTTACTACTTTTGCTACCCGATTGATCGCTACAACGCGTTCTTTCAGATCCGATTCGTTAACCTTTGAAGGTTTTGTATTTGTAGACATAGTCTTTGCTTATTCTTAGAATTTCAGGCCACCCTCGCGAGCTCCTTCGGCCAATGCTTTAACTTTACCATGGTACAAATATCCGTTACGGTCAAATACTACCGCAAGAATACCTGCTGCCTGCGCCTTTTCGGCAATCTTCTTTCCAACTGCAAGAGCTGCCTCTACGTTAGAACTTTCTTTTCTCTCACCAAGGTCAAGTGTCGAAGCACTTACCAGGGTTATTCCTTGAACATCATCAATGATTTGAGCATAGATGCTAGTGTTTGAACGGAAAACCGAAAGACGGGGACGTTCAGCACTACCTTTCACTTTCTTACGTATGTGATATTTAAGGCGTTGTCTTCTATCTACTTTTGAGGTAGCCATTTTAAATCTTATCTAAACTTAGTTAACAAAATCATCCTGTGGCTACGCACTATTTCTTAGCAGACTTACCAGCTTTGCGGCGAACAATTTCACCAACAAAACGAATACCCTTACCTTTATAAGGTTCCACTTTACGTAGAGACTTAATTTTAGCAGCGACAGAACCTATCAATTCTTTGTCAATACCTTCCAAAATTACTTTTGGATTCTGACCTTTTTCAGAAGTGGTTGTAAGTTTTAGTTCTTCAGGGATCGACATAAAGATATTATGTGAGTATCCCAATTGTAATTCTAAAACATTACCAACGGCACTGGCTTTGTAACCAACACCGATGATTTCCATTTCCTTTTTGTACCCCGATGCAACACCAATTACCATGTTGTTGATCAATGAACGGTACAATCCGTGCAACGCTTTGTGGCGTTTTTGTTCGCTAGGACGCTTAACTTTCAGTTCGTTTCCTTCGATCTCGATTGCGATATCGGTGTCAACAGATTGAGTAAGTGTTCCTTTTGGACCCTTAACTGATACCAGGTTGTCGTCCGATACTGAGATCGTTACGCCTGCTGGTATAGTGATTAATTTATTTCCTATTCGTGACATTTCCTGAATAACTTTAAAATATTAGTACACGAAACATAACACCTCTCCACCTACATTCAGTGTTTTGGCTTCCTTATCTGTCATAACACCTTTCGATGTAGAGATAATTACAGTTCCAAGACCACCCAAAACGCGAGGTAGTGTAGATGTCCCGGAGTACTTGCGTAACCCTGGCTTACTAACACGCTGCAATTTCACAATTGCATTTTGTTTCGTAACAGGATTGTATTTCAAGGCTATCTTGATTACACCCTGAGGGCCGACTTCGTCAAATTTATAACTCTGGATATACCCTTTATCAAAAAGTACCTTCGTTATTTCTTTTTTTATGTTGGATGCAGGTATCTCAACAACCCTGTGCTTCGCTTTGATGGCGTTTCTGAGTCTCGTCAGATAATCTGCTATGGGATCCGTTAACATTTTTTATGCCTAGTTTAAACACTCCCTTAAAACGGGAGTGCAAAGTTAAGTAATTGAAATCAGAATTGAAAGTATTCCTACCAACTTGATTTTGTAACACCCGGAATTTTACCATCTGAGGCCATTTCCCGGAACAGAACTCTTGAGATTCCGAATTTGCGCATATATCCACGAGGTCTTCCTGTGATTTTGCAACGATTGTGCAGACGTACAGGCGATGAGTTACGGGGTAATTTATCTAGGCCAACCCAATCCTCAGCAGCCTTTAATGTTTTACGCTTTTCAGCATAACGAGCTACTAAAGCTTGTCTTTTTCTTTCCCGTGCTTTTACTGATTCTTTTGCCATTGTCGGTAAATATCTTAGTCTTAAGAATTATCCTTGTTTGTTCGCATTAGTGAAAGGCATACCAAGTGCTTTCAACAATTCGTAACTTTCTTCGTCAGAATTAGTTGAAGTAACAAATGTGATATCCATACCTGTAATCTTGTTTACCTTTTCGATAGAGATTTCAGGGAAGATGATTTGTTCTTTCACACCAAAAGTATAATTTCCACGACCGTCAAATCCTTTGTCGCTGATACCTTTGAAGTCACGTACACGTGGCATTGCAATAGCAGTCAAACGGTCAAGGAATTCGTACATACGATCTCCGCGTAGTGTTACTTTTGCTCCAATCGGCATGTTTTCACGCAACTTAAAGTTGGAAACCGCCTTTTTAGAAATGGTAGCAATTGCTTTTTGTCCTGTAATAAGTCCTAGTTCTTCAACTCCTGTATCAACCAATTTCTTGTCAGATACGGCTGCGCCGATACCTTTGTTGATAACAATTTTAGTCAAACGAGGTACTTGCATTACAGACTTGTACTCGAACTTTTCTCTCAGTTGCGAAACTATTTCGCTAACGTACTTTTCTTTTAATCTTGGCTGTGCCATTTTTCTGAGTTAATTATGTGGATTGCCGACCCACGCGCTTCGTATATAAAACTAACAACTGGTCCTGAAACCGGGAGACTTATAAAAAGTCTCCTGATTTTTTGGAGAACCGCTGTAACTTTCCTTTATCGTTTGCTTTACGCCCTGTACGAGTCGCTTCGCCAGTCTTTGGATCGATCACCATCAGGTTGCTGATATGTATAGCACCTTCACGTTTTTCGATACTTCCCTGTGGGTTTTGTGCATTTGGTTTTACGTGTTTCGTAATCAAATTAACACCTTCCACAGTTGCTCTTGATTTCTCAACAAGCACAGTTTTAATAACCCCTGTTTCACCTTTCGCGTTTCCGGAAATTACCTTTACAGTATCTCCTTTGCGGATGTGCAATTTTGCGGGTACGTTTTTATTTTTGCTTTCCATTTGAGGTATTCTCTAATCGGTTCTGAAGAAATACTTTTGTTTTTATTTCTTACAACACTTCCGGTGCCAGGGAAACAATCTTCATAAATTGTTTTTCACGCAATTCACGCGCTACTGGACCGAAGATACGTGAGCCACGTGGTTCGTCGTTGTTGTTAAGTAAAACGGCTGCATTATCCTCAAAGCGAATGTATGTACCATCCTTGCGGCGTACTTCCTTTTTAGTCCGTACAACCACGGCTTTTGAAACCGTTCCTTTTTTCATGCTGCTCGATGAAAGAGCAGACTTTACTGTTACGACGATCTTATCGCCTACTGAAGCATAGCGTTTGCCAGTTCCGCCAAGTACACGAATTACGAGTACTTCCTTCGCTCCACTGTTGTCTGCTACCGACAGTCTTGATTCTTGCTGTACCATTTGTTACTTAGCTTTTTCAAGGATTTCAATTAATCTCCAACGCTTATTCTTACTAAGCGGACGGGTTTCCATAACTTTGATCGTATCACCGATACCAACCTGGTTATTTTCGTCATGCACCATCAATTTGGTAGTTTTAGTCATAAACTTACCGTATTTTTCGTGCTTAACTTTACGTTCAACAGTGATCACGCAGGATTTCTCCATTTTGTTGCTCACTACTTTACCGACTCTTTCTTTCCGTAAATTTCTTTCTGTTGCCTCCATAATATCTTAAACTGATTTACTGTTGGTTAGTTTTAGCCGACAGTTCGGTCAATAGTTTTGCAATTTCCTTACGCGAGGCGCGAATACGCAAAGGGTTTTCGATCGGTGAAATAGCGTGCGCGAATTTCAATCGAAGTAAGCGCTCTCTTTCTTGTGCGATCTGTTCTTTCAGCTGATCCTGCGACAGGTCTTGTATTTCTTTACTAGTCATTGCTTTTAATAATTAGCGTTCTTAGATGACGTTCGGGGTTGGTCTATTCTTGATAATCCCGACGTACCACGAACTTTGTTTTAATTGGCAACTTTTGTGCAGCCAAACGCAATGCTTCGTTGGCAGTTTCCAGTGGAACACCGGTTGCTTCGAAGATGATTGTTCCCGGCTTGATTGGTGCTACCCAATACTCAGGAGCTCCTTTACCTTTACCCATACGAACCTCTGCAGGTTTCTTTGTAATAGGTTTGTCAGGGAACACACGAATCCACACCTGGCCTTCACGTTTCATAGCACGTGTAACTGAAATACGCGCTGCTTCTATTTGACGTGCTGTTAGCCAGCCTGGCT
The sequence above is drawn from the Dyadobacter subterraneus genome and encodes:
- the rplX gene encoding 50S ribosomal protein L24 translates to MESKNKNVPAKLHIRKGDTVKVISGNAKGETGVIKTVLVEKSRATVEGVNLITKHVKPNAQNPQGSIEKREGAIHISNLMVIDPKTGEATRTGRKANDKGKLQRFSKKSGDFL
- the rplN gene encoding 50S ribosomal protein L14, producing MVQQESRLSVADNSGAKEVLVIRVLGGTGKRYASVGDKIVVTVKSALSSSSMKKGTVSKAVVVRTKKEVRRKDGTYIRFEDNAAVLLNNNDEPRGSRIFGPVARELREKQFMKIVSLAPEVL
- the rplE gene encoding 50S ribosomal protein L5; this translates as MAQPRLKEKYVSEIVSQLREKFEYKSVMQVPRLTKIVINKGIGAAVSDKKLVDTGVEELGLITGQKAIATISKKAVSNFKLRENMPIGAKVTLRGDRMYEFLDRLTAIAMPRVRDFKGISDKGFDGRGNYTFGVKEQIIFPEISIEKVNKITGMDITFVTSTNSDEESYELLKALGMPFTNANKQG
- the rpmC gene encoding 50S ribosomal protein L29 — encoded protein: MTSKEIQDLSQDQLKEQIAQERERLLRLKFAHAISPIENPLRIRASRKEIAKLLTELSAKTNQQ
- the rplP gene encoding 50S ribosomal protein L16 — translated: MLQPKRTKFRKQQKNKGSEKGLATRGAEIAFGSFAIKSLEPGWLTARQIEAARISVTRAMKREGQVWIRVFPDKPITKKPAEVRMGKGKGAPEYWVAPIKPGTIIFEATGVPLETANEALRLAAQKLPIKTKFVVRRDYQE
- the rpsQ gene encoding 30S ribosomal protein S17, whose protein sequence is MEATERNLRKERVGKVVSNKMEKSCVITVERKVKHEKYGKFMTKTTKLMVHDENNQVGIGDTIKVMETRPLSKNKRWRLIEILEKAK
- the rpsN gene encoding 30S ribosomal protein S14 produces the protein MAKESVKARERKRQALVARYAEKRKTLKAAEDWVGLDKLPRNSSPVRLHNRCKITGRPRGYMRKFGISRVLFREMASDGKIPGVTKSSW
- the rpsH gene encoding 30S ribosomal protein S8; the protein is MLTDPIADYLTRLRNAIKAKHRVVEIPASNIKKEITKVLFDKGYIQSYKFDEVGPQGVIKIALKYNPVTKQNAIVKLQRVSKPGLRKYSGTSTLPRVLGGLGTVIISTSKGVMTDKEAKTLNVGGEVLCFVY